A DNA window from Xiphias gladius isolate SHS-SW01 ecotype Sanya breed wild chromosome 3, ASM1685928v1, whole genome shotgun sequence contains the following coding sequences:
- the si:dkey-225f5.4 gene encoding uncharacterized protein si:dkey-225f5.4 isoform X2, with protein MMSLLEGLGSAQQLVTLPCPPQPEGGARGRWKALKVESRSGVEETETLLRSLQDRVQQIHNRRHTLTQLVQQLHSKKQQHEQLEESLLKAQNALQACDRQLTQLRAESEAVLGQLISWQRLREELQVYVSAVQEVVQINLLSFNQLEVCVALRPRPSSDLSSNELEPLKLSVTWSSDERFRLQVNEGTAGLAEDCLSGRRSELSAALLEVMQCYLGQAELLSEIQALRSSFAIDWRPARRLLVYLKSALLVCHLEVEEGYPSSGRARLLSVRRDGQPLDTSGLKPHKTDLSLTDWLVFLCSSPLI; from the exons AGGGCGGGGCTCGGGGCAGGTGGAAGGCTCTGAAGGTGGAGAGCAGGTCGGGggtggaggagacagagacTCTGCTCAGATCTCTGCAGGACAGAGTCCAACAGATCCACAACAGAcgacacactctcacacagcTGGTCCAACAGCTGCACAGCAAG AAGCAGCAGCATGAACAGCTGGAGGAGTCTCTGCTGAAGGCCCAGAATGCATTGCAGGCATGCGATCGTCAGCTGACCCAGCTGAGGGCGGAGTCAGAGGCGGTGCTCGGTCAGCTGATCAGCTGGCAGAGACTCAGAGAGGA GCTGCAGGTGTACGTCTCTGCCGTACAGGAAGTCGTGCAGATCAACCTGCTGTCCTTCAACCAGTTGGAGGTGTGTGTGGCGCTCAGGCCACGACCCTCCTCTGACCTGTCGTCCAATGAGCTGGAGCCGCTGAAGCTGTCGGTCACCTGGAGCTCCGACGAGCGCTTCAGACTTCAG GTGAATGAGGGGACAGCCGGTCTGGCGGAGGACTGTCTGTCGGGCAGACGGTCAGAGCTGAGCGCCGCCCTGCTGGAGGTGATGCAGTGTTACCTGGGTCAGGCTGAGCTTCTGTCTGAGATCCAGGCCCTGAGGTCCAG TTTCGCCATCGACTGGCGTCCCGCTCGGCGTCTGCTGGTCTACCTGAAGTCGGCACTGCTGGTGTGTCacctggaggtggaggaggggtaCCCGAGCAGCGGACGAGCCCGACTGCTGTCGGTACGCAGAGATGGACAGCCTCTGGACACATCTGGACTGAAG ccTCATAAAACCGATCTCAGCCTGACGGACTGGTTggtttttctctgcagcagtcCACTCATCTGA